One window of the Nocardia huaxiensis genome contains the following:
- the dapA gene encoding 4-hydroxy-tetrahydrodipicolinate synthase, with amino-acid sequence MTNGESTRTELHASGTVGVAMVTPFTAEGKLDVDAGVALAAKLVDGGVDLLAISGTTGESPTTTESEKFDLLHAVVDAVGDRATVIAGAGTYDTAHSIELARNAQRAGAHGLLVVTPYYSRPTQDGIFAHFTAIADATDLPVTLYDIPPRSVVPIASDTIRRLAEHPRIVAVKDAKGDLNAGAELIAETGLAFYSGDDVLNLPWLSIGATGFISVIGHLVPERLRALVDAYRAGEVQRAREINVSMIPLNRAMARLGGVAMTKGALRLLGVETGEPRLPQLMPSQDQLDELAVDLRAAGVLA; translated from the coding sequence ATGACGAACGGCGAATCGACGCGAACCGAGCTGCACGCGTCCGGCACAGTAGGTGTCGCGATGGTGACCCCCTTTACCGCCGAAGGCAAGCTCGATGTCGATGCGGGCGTCGCGCTCGCCGCCAAACTGGTCGACGGTGGCGTCGATCTCCTCGCCATTTCCGGCACCACCGGTGAATCGCCCACCACCACCGAGTCGGAGAAGTTCGACCTGCTGCACGCCGTCGTCGACGCGGTCGGCGACCGTGCCACCGTCATCGCCGGCGCGGGCACCTACGACACCGCGCACAGCATCGAATTGGCCCGCAATGCCCAGCGCGCCGGGGCGCACGGCCTGCTCGTCGTCACCCCGTACTACTCGCGTCCCACCCAGGACGGCATCTTCGCGCACTTCACCGCGATCGCGGATGCCACCGACTTGCCGGTGACGCTCTACGACATTCCGCCGCGCTCGGTGGTGCCCATCGCCTCCGACACGATCCGCCGGCTGGCCGAGCATCCGCGCATCGTCGCGGTCAAGGACGCGAAGGGCGATCTGAACGCCGGCGCCGAGCTGATCGCCGAGACCGGGCTGGCCTTCTACTCCGGTGACGATGTGCTGAACCTGCCGTGGCTGTCCATCGGGGCGACCGGATTCATCAGTGTCATCGGTCATCTCGTGCCGGAGCGGCTGCGCGCCCTCGTCGACGCCTACCGCGCCGGTGAGGTGCAGCGCGCGCGTGAAATCAATGTCTCCATGATCCCGCTCAACCGTGCGATGGCCCGTCTCGGAGGTGTCGCTATGACCAAGGGTGCGCTGCGTTTGCTGGGTGTCGAAACCGGGGAACCCCGTCTGCCCCAACTCATGCCGAGCCAAGATCAACTCGATGAACTCGCGGTGGATCTGCGCGCGGCCGGAGTCCTTGCATGA
- a CDS encoding nucleotidyl transferase AbiEii/AbiGii toxin family protein encodes MTDHDAQSVADQFGVAPAQVRRDHLISHLLGALSKHAGDRILYFGGTALSRTVIPAGRLSEDIDLIALDNRQRTAEDLHRVLVTELRREYPGATWQPPLTTVHDTQPAILSTPDGTAVRIQLLSRTGYSQWPTERREIVQRYTDAPPAHLLVPTTPAFAAWKTVAWASRGASRDLFDLKLLADVGAINSEAAELFRRFGPTNRYPAPALFATPPDEKLWLRELSNQTRLTVTAAQALHHVRAAWASV; translated from the coding sequence TTGACCGATCATGATGCGCAGTCCGTAGCCGACCAGTTCGGCGTCGCTCCAGCGCAAGTCCGACGCGACCACCTCATTTCGCATCTCCTGGGCGCCCTCAGCAAACACGCCGGCGATCGAATCCTCTACTTCGGCGGAACAGCGTTGTCTCGCACAGTCATTCCCGCCGGGCGGCTGTCGGAGGACATCGATCTGATCGCACTCGACAACAGACAGCGGACGGCCGAGGATCTCCACCGAGTTCTGGTGACAGAGCTCCGCCGCGAATATCCGGGCGCCACCTGGCAGCCACCGCTGACCACCGTCCACGACACGCAACCGGCCATCCTCTCGACCCCGGACGGAACCGCCGTGCGCATCCAATTACTCAGCCGCACAGGGTATTCGCAGTGGCCAACCGAGCGCCGCGAGATAGTACAGCGCTACACCGATGCTCCCCCGGCTCACCTCCTCGTGCCCACCACACCCGCCTTCGCCGCCTGGAAGACGGTGGCATGGGCAAGCCGCGGCGCATCGCGAGATCTGTTCGACCTGAAACTGCTCGCCGATGTGGGCGCGATCAACAGTGAGGCCGCAGAGCTCTTCCGCCGTTTCGGCCCCACCAACCGCTATCCCGCGCCCGCCCTCTTCGCTACCCCACCGGACGAAAAACTGTGGCTGCGTGAACTTTCCAATCAGACCCGGCTGACCGTCACCGCCGCCCAGGCGCTGCACCACGTCCGCGCTGCGTGGGCCTCCGTCTGA
- a CDS encoding TetR/AcrR family transcriptional regulator, giving the protein MSLRERQRKQIRAEIQRAAFELFARNGFDEVTTEQIAAAAGISPSTYFRHVRSKEDLLLDPVREGGAGIAGLLEERPGAEPADVALAQSIMTRSTTLETADLEQWRAAFRSAPHLLDRVALITSEHRGRLVELVAQRMSRDPETDSNPGLLVHLMLAAAEFGYLQWLRSGDKQGASLAVCVEGALAAVLDDRWRANG; this is encoded by the coding sequence GTGTCACTGAGAGAGCGTCAGCGCAAGCAGATTCGGGCGGAGATTCAGCGGGCGGCCTTCGAGTTGTTCGCGCGCAATGGGTTCGACGAAGTCACCACGGAGCAGATCGCGGCGGCGGCGGGGATCTCGCCGAGCACGTACTTCCGGCATGTGCGGAGCAAAGAGGATCTGCTGTTGGATCCGGTGCGGGAGGGCGGGGCGGGGATCGCGGGGCTGTTGGAGGAGCGGCCGGGGGCGGAGCCTGCGGATGTTGCTCTGGCGCAGTCGATCATGACGCGGTCGACCACATTGGAGACCGCCGATCTGGAGCAGTGGCGGGCGGCGTTCCGCAGCGCCCCGCATCTGCTCGACCGGGTGGCCCTGATCACCTCCGAGCATCGCGGACGGCTCGTCGAGCTTGTGGCGCAGCGCATGTCGCGCGATCCGGAGACCGACAGCAATCCGGGGTTGCTGGTGCATCTCATGCTGGCGGCGGCCGAGTTCGGGTATCTGCAGTGGCTGCGCAGTGGGGATAAGCAGGGCGCTTCGCTGGCCGTGTGCGTGGAGGGGGCGCTGGCCGCCGTGCTCGACGATCGCTGGCGCGCGAACGGCTAA
- a CDS encoding LuxR C-terminal-related transcriptional regulator, whose product MTAAVEAQDSGIRRIGLVEDHESVAMGLAAMLAPEADLELVSTAGTVAELLSGAPQLDLVVLDLRLADGSSPEDNVRALRDRGIEVLVFTGADNPFLVRSAARAGVLGVVRKSEDVPTVVAAVRAAAHGEQVVTTDWAAAIDGDPQLSDVGLSKRQQEVLTLYASGEKASRVARMTKLSEQTVNDYLGRIRQKYADAGRPAPTKTDLYKRAVEDGWLPVPERRPRA is encoded by the coding sequence GTGACGGCCGCCGTGGAGGCGCAGGATTCGGGTATCCGCCGTATCGGGTTGGTCGAAGACCATGAGTCGGTGGCGATGGGATTGGCGGCCATGCTGGCGCCGGAAGCCGATCTGGAATTGGTGAGCACGGCGGGCACGGTGGCGGAATTGCTTTCTGGTGCACCGCAATTGGATCTGGTGGTGTTGGATCTGCGGCTCGCCGACGGGTCTTCGCCGGAGGACAATGTGCGGGCGCTGCGCGACCGGGGGATCGAGGTGCTGGTGTTCACCGGGGCGGACAATCCGTTCCTGGTGCGGTCTGCCGCCCGGGCGGGCGTGCTGGGTGTGGTGCGCAAGTCCGAGGATGTGCCGACCGTGGTGGCGGCGGTGCGCGCCGCGGCCCACGGCGAACAGGTGGTGACCACCGACTGGGCGGCCGCCATCGACGGTGACCCGCAGCTGTCGGATGTGGGGTTGAGCAAGCGACAGCAGGAGGTGCTGACGCTGTACGCCTCCGGCGAGAAGGCGTCGCGGGTGGCGCGCATGACCAAGCTGTCGGAGCAGACGGTCAACGACTACCTCGGGCGAATCCGGCAGAAGTACGCCGATGCCGGGCGTCCCGCACCCACCAAAACCGATCTGTACAAGCGCGCGGTCGAGGACGGGTGGCTGCCCGTGCCGGAACGGCGTCCCCGGGCATGA
- a CDS encoding flavodoxin family protein, whose protein sequence is MPRLLIIHHTPSPHMQEMFEAVVAGATDPEIEGVEVVRRAALGVTASDVLEADGYVLGTPANLGYMSGALKHAFDTIYYPCLDSTTGRPFGYYMHGNQGTEGAERGVEGITAGLGWEKVAAPVIVSGPPGKADVQRCWELGATVAAQLMV, encoded by the coding sequence ATGCCGCGGCTGTTGATCATTCACCACACGCCCTCACCGCATATGCAGGAGATGTTCGAGGCGGTGGTGGCGGGGGCCACCGATCCGGAGATCGAGGGGGTGGAGGTGGTGCGGCGGGCTGCGTTGGGGGTGACGGCCAGTGATGTGCTCGAGGCGGATGGGTATGTGCTGGGGACGCCGGCCAACCTGGGGTATATGTCGGGGGCGTTGAAGCATGCGTTCGACACCATTTATTACCCGTGCCTGGATTCCACGACGGGTCGGCCGTTCGGGTATTACATGCACGGGAATCAGGGGACCGAGGGGGCCGAGCGGGGGGTCGAGGGCATTACTGCCGGGCTGGGGTGGGAGAAGGTGGCCGCGCCCGTGATCGTTTCGGGGCCGCCGGGCAAGGCGGATGTGCAGCGGTGCTGGGAGTTGGGGGCTACGGTTGCCGCGCAGTTGATGGTCTGA
- a CDS encoding DUF4189 domain-containing protein — protein MKKLVGSAALFAAAGSLLIGTATPAQAYATNYGAIAFSSSAGKIGWSSDFPDAASAASQAIGECNRSDCKVVARFSNGCGAVAYSRAKGTYTFGAASNLRTARKQALNRNNGDATITHWNCTSGYES, from the coding sequence TTGAAAAAGCTCGTCGGCAGCGCCGCATTGTTCGCGGCAGCCGGATCACTGCTCATCGGCACCGCGACACCGGCCCAAGCCTATGCCACCAATTACGGGGCCATCGCGTTCTCGTCGTCGGCCGGCAAGATCGGCTGGTCGTCGGACTTTCCCGACGCCGCCTCGGCCGCCTCGCAGGCGATCGGCGAATGCAATCGCAGCGATTGCAAGGTGGTGGCGCGGTTCTCCAACGGCTGCGGGGCGGTCGCGTACTCGCGGGCCAAGGGCACCTACACCTTCGGGGCGGCCAGCAATCTGCGCACGGCGCGCAAACAGGCGCTCAACCGCAACAACGGTGACGCCACCATCACGCACTGGAACTGCACCAGTGGCTACGAGTCCTGA
- a CDS encoding TIGR03085 family metal-binding protein: protein MSMAQRERQALVEAMAAIGPDAPTLCGEWTVRDLAAHLIVRERRPDAAPGILLKPFEPYLNRVQDKVVKRPFPQLLDEVRSGPPFYLRPVDALMNLTEMFVHHEDVRRGSPGWEPRTLSEADEARLWKVLTGMARMAYRKSPVTVALATPDGRRTVAHKAGERTVVLAGPPSELLLHAFGRNEVRLEATGEPEDVRTVFALDRSV from the coding sequence ATGAGCATGGCCCAGAGGGAACGGCAGGCACTGGTGGAGGCGATGGCCGCGATCGGCCCCGACGCGCCCACCCTGTGCGGCGAGTGGACGGTGCGAGATCTCGCGGCGCACCTGATCGTCCGGGAACGCCGCCCCGACGCCGCCCCCGGCATCCTCCTCAAACCGTTCGAGCCCTACCTGAATCGGGTGCAGGACAAGGTGGTCAAGCGCCCCTTCCCGCAGCTGCTCGACGAGGTCCGCAGCGGCCCGCCGTTCTACCTGCGCCCGGTGGACGCCCTCATGAACCTCACCGAAATGTTCGTCCACCACGAGGATGTGCGCCGCGGCAGCCCCGGCTGGGAACCGCGCACGCTGTCCGAGGCCGACGAGGCCCGGCTGTGGAAAGTCCTGACCGGGATGGCCCGCATGGCCTATCGCAAATCACCGGTTACCGTCGCGCTCGCGACGCCGGACGGCCGCCGCACCGTCGCGCACAAGGCCGGTGAGCGCACGGTGGTGCTGGCCGGTCCGCCCTCGGAGCTGCTGCTGCATGCCTTCGGCCGCAACGAGGTCCGGCTCGAGGCCACCGGCGAGCCGGAGGATGTGCGGACGGTCTTCGCGCTCGACCGCAGTGTGTGA
- a CDS encoding nitroreductase/quinone reductase family protein — MNQFQQFVIDEFRANSGRVGGMFEGSTLALLTTIGARTGEQRTSPLGFLSVHGRNVVVASAGGSTSNPGWFHNIRKNPRVTVEVGAETYEAIAAIPQGAERDRLFAEIVSLAPGYGEYQAQTTREIPVVVLHRIDPADGVERVKGLGDFVIEVHEWLRGELAALLEQAHALADGHGDAIGKPQPGLGLRMRTHCVEFCAALTKHHTGESMGAFPQLAQRFPGLAPTLELLGAEHRKVARIQEGIAELVERFVPGHSDPLELAAELEVLAAALEAHFAYEEKELADALNTLGAAPA, encoded by the coding sequence ATGAATCAGTTTCAACAGTTTGTGATCGACGAGTTCCGCGCGAACAGCGGACGCGTCGGCGGAATGTTCGAAGGATCGACGCTGGCATTGCTCACCACCATCGGCGCACGAACCGGAGAACAGCGAACCAGTCCACTGGGCTTCTTGAGCGTGCACGGCAGGAACGTCGTGGTGGCATCAGCGGGTGGCAGCACGTCGAATCCGGGCTGGTTCCACAATATTCGGAAGAATCCACGGGTAACCGTCGAAGTCGGGGCGGAGACGTACGAGGCCATCGCAGCGATTCCACAGGGGGCCGAACGAGATCGGCTATTCGCCGAGATCGTCTCGCTGGCACCGGGATACGGCGAGTACCAGGCACAGACGACGCGCGAAATACCCGTGGTAGTGCTGCATCGGATCGATCCAGCGGACGGGGTCGAACGAGTGAAGGGGTTGGGGGACTTCGTCATCGAGGTGCACGAATGGCTGCGCGGTGAGCTCGCGGCGCTGCTGGAGCAGGCGCACGCCCTGGCCGACGGCCATGGGGACGCGATCGGCAAACCTCAGCCGGGACTCGGACTTCGGATGCGCACGCATTGTGTCGAGTTCTGCGCCGCGCTGACCAAGCATCACACCGGCGAGAGCATGGGCGCGTTTCCCCAGCTGGCACAGCGCTTCCCAGGGCTCGCGCCGACGCTGGAGCTGCTCGGCGCGGAACACCGGAAGGTGGCGCGGATCCAGGAGGGGATCGCGGAGCTGGTCGAGCGCTTCGTGCCCGGGCACAGCGATCCGCTCGAGCTGGCCGCGGAGCTCGAAGTGCTGGCAGCAGCACTGGAAGCCCACTTCGCCTACGAGGAAAAGGAATTGGCGGACGCCCTCAATACGCTGGGGGCGGCTCCCGCCTAG
- a CDS encoding enoyl-CoA hydratase-related protein — MAENDSATPYSTITYTVDEAIATITLARPHARNGFTLTMADELGAAITAADQDNEVRVILLTAEGDYFCVGMDFDDPTIGDFTDPAWEEPSTRVVRPMTNSNKPVIVAFQGPAVGVGLSMTLPADFRLATDSARFGFVFARRGLFPEGGSTWFLPQLVGLAKAKEWMLTARLFTAQEALSAGLLTSLHTPEDLLPAAYALARDLATNIAPTSAALIRRALVAMTAHGTPEAAFALDKKSIPHASTTPDLAEGISSFLQKRPPKFTGVAATDLPDLEDWLA, encoded by the coding sequence ATGGCCGAAAACGACAGCGCGACCCCCTATTCGACGATCACCTACACGGTCGACGAGGCCATCGCCACCATCACCCTTGCCCGCCCGCACGCCCGCAACGGCTTCACCCTCACCATGGCCGACGAACTGGGCGCGGCGATCACCGCAGCCGACCAAGATAACGAAGTCCGAGTAATCCTCCTCACCGCAGAAGGCGACTACTTCTGCGTAGGAATGGATTTCGACGACCCCACCATCGGCGACTTCACCGACCCGGCCTGGGAAGAACCCTCCACCCGAGTGGTCCGCCCCATGACCAACTCCAACAAACCGGTCATAGTCGCCTTCCAAGGCCCAGCCGTAGGCGTCGGCCTGTCCATGACCCTCCCCGCCGATTTCCGCCTGGCCACCGATTCCGCCCGCTTCGGCTTCGTCTTCGCCCGCCGCGGCCTCTTCCCCGAAGGCGGCTCCACCTGGTTCCTCCCCCAACTGGTGGGCTTGGCCAAAGCCAAGGAATGGATGCTCACCGCCCGCCTCTTCACCGCCCAGGAAGCCCTGTCGGCCGGCCTCCTGACCAGCCTCCACACCCCCGAAGACCTCCTCCCCGCCGCCTACGCCCTGGCCCGAGACCTCGCCACCAACATCGCCCCCACCTCCGCAGCCCTCATCCGCCGAGCCCTCGTAGCCATGACCGCCCACGGCACCCCCGAAGCCGCCTTCGCCCTCGACAAGAAATCCATCCCCCACGCCTCCACCACCCCCGACCTGGCCGAAGGCATCTCCTCCTTCCTCCAGAAACGCCCCCCGAAATTCACCGGCGTAGCCGCCACCGACCTCCCCGACCTGGAGGACTGGCTCGCATAG
- a CDS encoding sensor histidine kinase, with product MTATGAVDTAPAQRSISAVAAFLPRMMRGGITVAEDPATAAYDRIMRRLGISIGIAGMIVGGVELPEIAQQGRLAPGWWTIAAMVFTFGWYPILAVVSAVAGSRAIRFVSGCGALSHLLVLASIPFVLEAHTVDSSTVWPYRVTALAVTAAVLAWPTRLTVAYLLVSASSAALATVYTVADITPTLVVENFLRSAGLAALFVWCGTAATGAAARVDRESAIASRRAAAQAAAQARDRERARFAALIHDAVLSTLLEASRAGTSSDVLRRQAERTLEQLEEVRGDVSDPDLLDARSAVLFLRSAVQEVNPGIRFATRTWPGYDDLRMPVHSASTIAAALTEAVRNSLRHASLPGREVRRTVTATVSAGSIRIVFTDDGAGFDLAAVSADRLGISMSILGRMRQLAGGSAFVESQPGEGTTVTLVWGGDGSR from the coding sequence ATGACCGCAACCGGCGCAGTCGACACCGCGCCCGCACAGCGTTCGATCTCCGCGGTCGCGGCGTTTCTGCCACGAATGATGCGCGGCGGCATCACGGTCGCCGAAGATCCGGCCACCGCCGCCTACGACCGGATCATGCGACGCCTCGGCATCTCCATCGGCATTGCCGGGATGATCGTCGGCGGTGTCGAACTGCCCGAGATCGCACAGCAGGGCCGGCTGGCGCCCGGCTGGTGGACGATCGCGGCGATGGTCTTCACCTTCGGCTGGTATCCGATCCTGGCCGTGGTGTCGGCCGTCGCCGGGTCGCGGGCCATTCGATTCGTATCCGGTTGCGGCGCACTCAGTCACCTGCTGGTGCTGGCGAGCATTCCGTTCGTGCTGGAAGCGCACACGGTGGATTCGTCCACGGTGTGGCCGTACCGGGTGACGGCCCTGGCGGTGACGGCCGCCGTGCTGGCCTGGCCGACCCGGCTCACCGTCGCCTATCTGCTGGTGTCGGCGTCGTCGGCGGCGCTGGCCACCGTCTACACGGTCGCGGACATCACGCCCACGCTGGTCGTCGAGAACTTCCTGCGCTCAGCGGGTTTGGCGGCGCTGTTCGTCTGGTGCGGCACCGCCGCGACCGGTGCGGCCGCCCGCGTCGACCGTGAATCCGCGATCGCCAGCCGTCGCGCCGCCGCTCAGGCCGCGGCCCAGGCGCGGGATCGCGAGCGCGCCCGTTTCGCCGCGCTCATCCACGATGCCGTGCTTTCGACCCTGCTCGAAGCCTCCCGTGCCGGAACCTCTTCCGATGTGCTGCGCCGGCAAGCCGAACGCACCCTCGAGCAGTTGGAGGAGGTGCGTGGCGACGTCAGCGATCCCGATCTGCTCGATGCCCGCTCGGCGGTGCTGTTCCTGCGCTCGGCGGTGCAGGAGGTGAATCCGGGTATCCGGTTCGCCACCCGCACCTGGCCCGGCTACGACGACCTGCGCATGCCGGTGCATTCGGCGAGCACCATCGCCGCCGCGCTCACCGAGGCGGTGCGCAACAGCCTGCGCCACGCGTCCCTGCCCGGTCGTGAAGTCCGCCGCACCGTGACGGCCACCGTCAGCGCGGGCAGCATTCGCATCGTATTCACCGATGACGGAGCGGGTTTCGACCTTGCCGCGGTCTCCGCCGACCGGCTCGGCATCTCCATGAGCATTCTCGGCCGTATGCGGCAGTTGGCCGGTGGCTCGGCGTTCGTGGAATCCCAGCCGGGGGAGGGCACCACGGTGACTCTGGTGTGGGGTGGCGATGGTTCCCGTTGA
- a CDS encoding ribonuclease J translates to MTGPAEEKQVTSTRRPRRTASRAAGAPAPAAETSKAVAEKVAAPAEKAAAPAESVAAQADTTSTRGGKTASARSEKAKAEESAPKSRQGDRNRRGGGRGRQGGGRGDRSENTAPPQRDPHAMSTPPKAPKGGLRVFALGGIGEIGRNMTVFEYGGKLLIIDCGVLFPEDQQPGVDLILPDFGPIEDRMDDIAAVILTHGHEDHIGAVPFLLRLRRDIPVVGAKFTLALVAAKCREHRLQPKLIEVIEGQRTEHGPFDCEYFAVNHSIPDAIAVAVRTPAGLALHTGDIKLDQLPLDGRLTDLAGFSRLGDEGVDLFLVDSTNAEVPGFVTPEREIGPVLDNVIGKAKGRVIVASFASHVHRIQQVVEVAQRYDRRICFVGRSMVRNMQIAQDLGYLNVPDGLVVDLDQAANLPVHKLVLISTGSQGEPLSALSRMARGDHRQINIRADDLVVLASSLIPGNENAVFAVVNGLARLGATVVTQQNAKVHVSGHASAGELLYLYNAVRPTNAMPVHGEWRHLRANGALAVATGVPEERVVLAENGVVVDLVDGIASITGRVPVGQVYVDGLSVGDVGESTLSDRLVLGEGGFISITVAVDSTTGKAISAPELHGRGFSDDPDALDDAQELVEAELRRLATEGVTDTHRIAQSVRRVVGRWVAEVYRRRPMIVPTVIGV, encoded by the coding sequence ATGACGGGGCCCGCGGAGGAGAAGCAGGTGACCTCGACTCGTCGCCCGCGCCGTACGGCGTCCCGCGCGGCGGGTGCGCCCGCCCCGGCGGCGGAGACGTCCAAGGCCGTGGCCGAGAAGGTCGCCGCCCCGGCGGAGAAGGCCGCTGCACCGGCCGAATCGGTTGCGGCGCAGGCCGATACGACGTCCACCCGCGGTGGTAAGACTGCCTCGGCGCGGTCGGAGAAGGCCAAGGCCGAGGAGTCCGCGCCCAAGTCCCGGCAGGGTGATCGCAACCGTCGTGGCGGCGGTCGTGGCCGGCAGGGCGGCGGGCGTGGCGATCGCAGCGAGAACACCGCACCGCCGCAGCGCGATCCGCACGCCATGAGCACCCCGCCCAAGGCCCCCAAGGGTGGCCTGCGCGTTTTCGCGCTCGGCGGCATCGGCGAAATCGGCCGCAATATGACCGTTTTCGAATACGGCGGCAAGCTGCTGATCATCGACTGCGGCGTGCTGTTCCCCGAGGACCAGCAGCCCGGCGTCGACCTGATCCTGCCCGACTTCGGTCCCATCGAGGACCGCATGGACGATATCGCCGCGGTCATCCTCACCCACGGGCACGAGGATCACATCGGCGCGGTGCCGTTCCTGCTGCGCCTGCGCCGCGACATTCCGGTCGTGGGCGCGAAGTTCACCCTCGCCCTGGTCGCCGCGAAGTGCCGCGAACATCGCTTGCAGCCCAAGCTGATCGAGGTCATCGAGGGCCAGCGCACCGAGCACGGGCCGTTCGACTGCGAGTACTTCGCGGTCAACCACTCCATCCCGGATGCCATCGCCGTCGCCGTGCGCACGCCCGCGGGTCTCGCGCTGCACACCGGTGACATCAAGCTCGACCAGCTGCCCCTGGACGGCCGTCTCACCGACCTGGCCGGTTTCTCGCGGCTCGGCGACGAGGGCGTGGACCTGTTCCTGGTCGACTCCACCAATGCCGAGGTGCCCGGCTTCGTCACGCCCGAGCGTGAGATCGGCCCGGTGCTCGACAATGTGATCGGCAAGGCCAAGGGCCGGGTCATCGTGGCCTCCTTCGCTTCGCACGTGCACCGCATCCAGCAGGTGGTGGAGGTGGCGCAGCGCTACGACCGCCGCATCTGCTTCGTGGGCCGGTCCATGGTGCGCAATATGCAGATCGCGCAGGATCTCGGCTACCTGAATGTGCCGGACGGCCTGGTGGTCGATCTGGATCAGGCCGCGAACCTGCCGGTGCACAAGCTGGTGCTCATCTCGACCGGTTCGCAGGGTGAGCCGCTGTCGGCGCTCTCGCGCATGGCGCGCGGCGACCATCGCCAGATCAATATCCGCGCCGACGATCTCGTGGTGCTGGCGTCCTCGCTGATTCCGGGCAATGAGAACGCGGTCTTCGCGGTCGTGAACGGCCTGGCGCGCCTCGGCGCGACGGTCGTGACCCAGCAGAACGCGAAAGTCCATGTCTCCGGCCATGCTTCGGCCGGTGAGCTGCTCTACCTGTACAACGCGGTGCGGCCCACCAATGCCATGCCCGTGCACGGCGAATGGCGGCACCTGCGCGCCAATGGCGCGCTCGCGGTGGCCACCGGCGTGCCGGAGGAGCGGGTGGTGCTGGCGGAGAACGGCGTTGTGGTCGATCTGGTGGACGGCATCGCCTCCATCACCGGCCGGGTCCCGGTCGGCCAGGTGTATGTGGACGGCCTCTCGGTCGGCGATGTCGGCGAATCCACCCTCTCCGATCGCCTGGTGCTCGGCGAAGGCGGCTTCATCTCCATCACCGTCGCCGTCGACTCCACCACCGGAAAGGCCATCAGCGCACCGGAACTGCACGGGCGCGGCTTCTCCGACGATCCGGACGCCCTCGACGATGCCCAGGAGCTGGTCGAAGCCGAACTGCGCCGCCTGGCCACCGAAGGCGTCACCGACACCCACCGCATCGCGCAGAGCGTGCGCCGGGTGGTGGGCCGCTGGGTCGCCGAGGTCTACCGCCGCCGCCCGATGATCGTGCCCACGGTCATCGGCGTCTAG